Genomic segment of Roseofilum casamattae BLCC-M143:
CAATAATAGACTTGCGACGGAGGCAGGGAATAGTCAATAACAGGATGCAACCACATTTGTTCCAGAGCATAGGAAATCCAAGCGATCCCGGACGTTTGCGCGATCGCTATTAGTCGATCCGATTCCGGCCCTAAATCGGCCAGCAATTGCTCTTCCAAGTCTTGCACGCTTTTCAACTCCGGTTGTACGGGGTTAACTTCTGCATTGTCCGGCCGATCGAACGCTAAGGCCAGCAGGTAGGAAAAGGGGAGAGGAGTACTCGGCGATCGCGAATTCACCATTTGCATGTATCCCTGTTTAAAAATACTAATCCGTCCCTGCAAACTCCACGCCGGATCGGCAATCTCGGGAAGCACGCTAATCCATCCTTGACCGGGATCGCGCTTGCTCACGAAAACAAACCAAGTCTGCTGGTTTGCGATCGCATGGCGCAACGTTTCTGCCAGAATCCAATCGCTCTCTCCCGATCCTAAGGTCGTATGGGGGCGATCGAGCAAATAGTCCACGCCAATAGCTTTCACCTCTAAGTCCGATAACCGCTGAATCAGTCGCGCCAGATACGTCCGATCCATGGGAACGGGGGTCGAAATCCCGGCTTTAGCAATGGATTGATTGTCAATTTGCACGATAGTTATCGGCAAAGTTGGATTGCTTTCAATTTGTGCCGTCAGATGGCGATAGCGCGCTTGCATTCCAATGCGCCGGTCGAGTAACCTCGTTTGCAATGGAAGCAAACAACTCAGAGTTGCCAGAGCGGCCATTCCGATCGCTTCCCAGCGGTTGGGCGTCCATTGTTTTAGTTGTTCTTGCCAACCAAAGGGTTGAATTTGAAATAGCTCGGCTTCCGGATGGGTAAAGAGGGAGGGAACCAGATAAGCGCTGGGATAGGTGAGGCGTTTTTCTTGTTGTTGTAGATAATCGCAGGCTTCGGATAAGGCTTGATACACGTCCCGGAATTGGGTGAGGCTTTTGATAAATTGCATTAAGAATTCTTGCGCCACCTTGTTGTGGATGGGTTCGCGCATCACCGCCACTTGATTGAGTCCGAGGTTAATTAAAGACTGGGCGATCGCCAAACCGCTACAGGAGTTAAAAATCGCAAATTGCAACCCCCGAGTTTTCGCCAGATGCAAGGATTCGCTAATCTCGTGAATGGATAGGGAGACTCCTGGAGCGATCGCTAATTCTCCTCCGGTTAACTCGGTTTCATTGCTGTGGCCGGCGAAGAAGAGAATATCCCAGCCGCGCGGATCGGCGATCGCCTGACAGATATCGTGTTTCAAGCGATCGCGATCGGCACCACCCGTCCAACCGACAAATTCTACGGTGGCTAACCGCGACAGGGAAGTCACCGCATCGCGATCGCCTTGAAATTCTAATCCGGTATCATCTCCTAAAATGGCTAAAACTCTGGCTTTGCGGCCCGTGGGGTAAGTCGGTTCGCGAGCAATGTTTCCGGGAGTGCGTACTAAACGAATGTGCTCGGATACTCCCAAATCCGTACCAATTTCCCAGGTTTCCCAAGGGAGGCGAGCTAGGGCCAGGGGGGTACAGGTGAAGCAAACCATGAGCGGATGGGGCGCGATCGCTGCCGTACCGGCAAGCTGGCGGCGGATGGGGGCTAACTCTGGAGAGAGCAGCCAATAATGGAAGCGGTCGAGCAGTTCGGCTTCAGCTTTGACCAGAAGGCTGCGCCAGTCTTCCGACGGTTTAGAAACGATACCGCGCTTGTGGACTCGACCTCGTAACTGGCGATAAAATTGCAGGTAGTTTTCCTGCCATCGCTGATAGGTCTCAGCCAGGGTTGGCGAATAGGGAATTTGCGTTGATAGAGTTTGCCCGGCTCCCCAGATCAGTTCAAAGTCACATAAATCGCCAATTTGTCGGACTCGGAGTTTATAAATTTGGGAAGGCATGGGACGGATTAATTAGATGCCATCTCGATCGCTGTAGAGGGCGAGGATTTACGGGCCGAATGAATCGATAGATAGCTGTCGGGAAACGTTTTTTGTTTGGCTAAATTGGCTAGCTCTTGCAGCTGCGCGATCGCCTCTGCCCCTTCTAACTTCATTAACTCTCGATCGTCGCGCATTTCAGTCCAACTCATTCCATAGTCAGACACCAGAAATCGAATTAAGTGGCTCTCTCCTAAACTCACCATAAATGAGGCACTGTTTAGGCTATCGCCGCAAGTATAACAAGACGCTAAGTAACCTTGATGTTCCAGAACTGTTGACAGTGCTTGCAAGCTCATCACTAGGTCTTGTACTAATTGTCTATGTTGGTGTGCTAATCGGATAAACACCTTATTGTCCTCCACTCACCAGACTATTGTAGACGATTTTATTATTTCTTAAGAATTTTGGCTAGAAATCGACTTGTTGTCGATCTCGCTAAAAATTGCTTGAGAAACCAGCTCAAGATTAAGAGGCGGCTCGGATTGAAACTGTGCCTTTACTTACCATTTCTGGCCGCGAGTAATGACTGGTTTCAATTGCCAGCGATCGAAGATGAGCCTTCTTAGGATACTGTAAAGTTTAGTAAACTTGCCACCAACCGAATGCCGGGCCGATAAATCGCACGGTAATCCAGGTCGCAATCATCGCACCAATCCCGATCCAAGCACCAGTCGTCGTCCATTTAACAAACCGATCGGCTTGAGATTGGGTAATTGGCAACCAAGGTAAAATATTCTTTTCCTGACCGTATCGGTCTCCGAGAGCTTCTTTCCGACGTTTGGCTTCGCCCATAATGTCTCCAGTTTGTCTTCTGTTTCGTTACTATTATCCATTATCCCTCGTTGATGAGCCATTATTTGCCATGGTTGCCCCTCACTCTAGCGCGATCGCCCTCCTCGCTGCCCTCCTGATGGCGATCGCCATTTTCTCCGTTCAGAATGCCACTCCTATTTCCCTGAAATTCCTGTGGCTGACCTCAGTCCCCATTCCCATGGGAATCATTTTTACCTTTAGTCTGTGCCTCGGTTTGCTCGCCGGTTTAGTCCGCATCCCCTCTCGTTCGACACCCATATTCTCTTCCGAGCGTTGGGATGAGGAAGAGGCAGACTAAAATCGCGAACCCAACACGCTAGCGATCGCTCAAAGAATATACGCGGCCGTCAAACAACAACCGAGTAATGCCTTTAGCATACAAATAAGGACTTGTTTTCGGTAGCATTCGGCTATCGGGAACCTTAATAACTCTCTGAGAGCGCCGGGAAAAGCGACGAGCCACTCGATGGTTGTCAAAAATAGGCAACGTCCGCTCGGTAACTTCCGAAACCGGAATTTGTCCGAGTTCGGCAAACTCTTTCAGCGGACGAGTAATCAATTCGGCACCGTGATCGATAACCAGATAGCAGGTGCGAGGGAACTGCGCTTCTGAGAGAGGTCGTACTTCTACTTGCGCGGGTCGTTCTCCATGAAAGGGAAACGCCTCGCTCTCATCTAACTCGTCATCATTCTCATCCTCCTCATCCAAGTCATCCTCATCCTCTTCATCGAGATCTTCCCCAAGCAACTCTCGGAGGGTACTGGCTTGAGCCAAATACTTTTCTTTCTCATCCTCTTTCTCATCCTCTAAACTCTCGCTCTCGCCAGCCCCATCAGGGTCTAGAGTTAAACCGGGTATGGGGGGATGAACGACCGTTTGCTTCCCGCTCTCTGGAATCATCGCGTCGAGTTCAGAAGTCAATTCCACAACTGGCTCGGGAGTTGGATCGGGGAACGTTGCGATCGCTGGCTCGTTGTTCTCCTTCGGTGGTGGCATTGAGACGGCAGGCATTTTCCCTTTGCCAGCGGCCGCCCGTTTTTGCTGCACGAGGTTTTCGTATTCCGAAGCAGGCAACCGAGCTTTGAGTAACCGACTAATTGTGGAATTACTCACGCTGTAGCGCGTCGCCAACGTTGAAGTCGTCTCCGGTGTCTGGCGATAGGTATTGATAATATCTACTTTTTCGGATTCCGTAAGTTTTCTGGGAGACATAAAATCGCTCGATCGCCGACAGAACTTCGAGAGCGATCGGTCGGGATGGAGATGTCCGACGCTCTCTTTTCTAGAATAACGAATTGAGGGCATCCAGGGAAACTATTTTTACTTTTAGCTCGATCCTCGTCGCCGACTGCGCCGCGTCGAGCGCGTTGAGAGGTCGTATTCTAAAGCAGCTCCAATGCCAAATAAGATCGGGCTAAAAATCCAAAAAATCTCCAGCAGTCCGCCACTTTCATAGTCGGGCAAGCGGGAAGCATACTTGAACCACATGTCGGCAATGTAGAGCGAAAAGGCGGCTGCGGCAATCATGCGCCACGATTGCGAGGTTCTTCCTCCCCAGAAGGCTAATAAAACCATACTTGCCGCAATCAGGAGTAGGACATCCATGATGGTATAAAGCAAGGTCACGAATGCTTCTAGAGGTTGCAAAGTATCTTCTAATTCAACAACCCAGGCAGGAGCGCTACTTTCCTCGGCCGCTACTTCCGGGGCAGCCGTTGCAGCCGGAGCTTCAGCAGCCACTTCAGCAGCCACTGGCTCGGAAGCCGGAACTTCTACATCAATGGCTGAGGGAAGAGACAACCAAACAGCCAGGAGCGTCGAACTCAGAAAAATACCAGCCACAATGCCCCATTGTTTGGGTTCTAGATTTAATCGTCGCGTGGTCACGGCGAGAAACATGCCAACGGAGAGGCAAATGTAGGAAATAATATAGAAAAAGTCGCCTGGAGAAACTGCGGGGTCTTGATCGAAGACCAACTCCCATAATCCGAAAAAGATATCGCCGACAAAGTACAAGAGCATTCCCAGACCAATACCCAACCAAACACTGCGTCCGCTGACAATTTGTGGGCTTTGCCAATTTCTAAAACACAGAGCGGCAGCTCCCAGGTTGCCCACAAATGTAAAAATGTAGGTCAGTGGGGAATACCAATCGGGAGGATTGGCACTAAATAACAGAAAAAATAACAGAGAGATAATTCCCCAGGAGATGCCCCCGAGGATAATCGCCTGAGTCGTGAAAATAGATTTTGAGGATTTTTGGGCGGAGCTACTCATAGATATTTTGGCAATAGTAACGGCGGGGGCTAGAGTCTGAACGTCCCTGACCGGGTAATCTGGTAAGAGAAGTTATTGGCGATCTTAGGTGGAATTTGCTGTTTTTGGGGGCCGGATGCGGAGATGGTTTTAAGCATCCCATAACTTAATCAACCCTGACTGTTTTAACCAATCTGTAAAGGATTGGCGATCGCCATCGGTTAAATCGTCTAAGACTTCCATGGCTCCTGCGGTAAAGCTAGTGTTTCCAAAGTATTCTTTTCCCAAACGATGGATTTCCCGTAAAAGATTATTCAAATCCACTTCTTTCCAAGGGGTGTTCGGGAAGCCGCCCTCAAAGGGATCGATGGTAATCATTTGGTGAATGGTCTCGCTCGATCCGGCGTAGGGGAAGTTCCATTGTTGGAAGGCTTGGTTCAGGCTTTGCTCGAATGACTTTGCTTGCTTCGGCCCCAAAATGTCTTCAATGTCGATGGTCACCGCTTGGGCCATGAGGAAGCAGCCTTGAGTGAAGATAAAGGGAAGGGCGCGGCCATCCCCAGAATCATTCCCACCGAGCTGATCTAGGCGAATCTTGCCCCAGACACTATGCCGCTCGGGTTCCTGCAAGAGGACAGAGACTTTACCTTTGTTGTCAATTAAGTCTCGCCACAGTGCTTTCGCCTCTTCCGCTTCATGGGCAGCAAAAACTTTGAGCAAGCGATAGGTTTGTCCCTGATAGGTAAGAATGGGGATTTGTTGGTCTCCATTGGGGTGTTGAATTTTGGAAAGTTCAACATCCTGCCGTTTGAGAATAAACATGGGCGCTCTCGATTGACTCCGCTCGGAGGAAGGGGTGCGAGTTCCGCAGGAGGTGCGATCGCACGATAGTTCCAGGATCGACTGCGATCGGTTGCGATCGTTCAACCCAATCTCTAGAATACCGGCTTATTCTTCATTAGCACAAAATTTTACCAGAAATTTTGGGTCTAAAGCCCCGTTCTTCTAGAACAGCTTTATGTTAAAGTTTAGACCTAAACGATTGAGTTAATGTAGGCCTCTCCAGATGAAGAGGGCTGCGAACACTAATGTTGGCAGTAAGATTAACGTCAGAGCATTCAGGGAAGTGGCGGCGAGGGAAAGCCAACTTCCAGCATATTTAATCCCAATAGAGATAACGATTGAGGCTATTAGGACTTTCAGTAATAGTGCCCAACTCGATCGCATCATCTCATTGCCCTCATCTTTCCATATGGAGAAGGAAAATGGGAAATCCAACGGTCGTTTCTCGGTCTGGATTTCCCATTTCTTCAATCTAACTTCGATTGTAGCCTGGTATCGCTCTCTTGTTTACAGAGCTTGGGCGCGAGCAACGATATTGTCGGCAGTAAAGCCAAATTTCTCCATGGCAGTGCCGCCGGGGCAGGATACTCCAAAGCGATCGATACCAATAACATCGCCACCCGTACCGACATAGCGATGCCAACCGAAAGTGGTTCCGGCTTCTACCGCCAGGCGTTTGGTAACGGCTTGGGGAAGGACGGACTCGCGGTAGGCTTCATCTTGCTCGTCAAAGAGTTTCCAGCAAGGCATGGAAACGACGCGAACTTTCTTGCCTTCTGCGCTCAGTTTTTCGGCAGCAGCAACGCAGAGGGAGACTTCGCTACCCGTACCGATCAGGATCAGCTCGGGGGTGCCATCGCAGTCGGACAGAATATAAGCGCCTTTGCTGACATGGTCAATTCCGCTACCGGCTAAGTTCGGTAGGGTTTGGCGGGTTAGAGCTAATAGGGTCGGGCGATCGCGGTTTTCGACAGCAACTTTGTAGGCTCCAGAGACTTCATTGCCATCTGCCGGACGCATCACTAGCAGGTTCGGAATCGCACGCAAGGACGCCACGGTTTCTACGGGTTGGTGGGTGGGCCCGTCTTCACCAAGGGCGATGGAGTCGTGGGTCATCACCCAAATAACTCCGGCTTGGGAGAGAGCAGATAGCCGAATCGCCGCGCGCATGTAGTCGGTGAAGACCAAGAAGGTTGCACCGTAAGAGATCAATCCTGTATTGTGTAAAACAATACCATTGCAGATCGCTCCCATTCCATGTTCGCGGACGCCAAAGCGCAGGTTGCGATTTTCGTACTTACCTTTTTGGAAGTCTCCGGAGACTTTCATTAAGGTGAGGTTAGAAGGAGCCAGGTCAGCCGAACCGCCAATCAGTTCGGGGAGGACGGGGGCGAGGGCATTGAGGACGGTATAGCTGTGTTTGCGGGTGGCCATACCTGCATCGTCAGGGGTGTAGCTGGGAAGAGCGTCAGCCCAGCCTTCGGGTAGGGTTCCGGAGGTGATGCGCTCGAACTCGGCAGCTTGTTCGGGATATTTGGTTTTATAGGTTGCTAGGGTTTGGTTCCATTCGGCTTCGGCAGAGGCTCCTTTATCAACAGCACTGCGGAAACGAGTTAGAGCAGCTTCGGGGATCTCGAAGGGAGGATGAGACCAGCCGAGGTGGTCGCGGGTGGCTTGCACTTCGTCGCCACCGAGGGCAGAACCGTGAACCCCATGGGTGTTGGCTTTGTTGGGAGAGCCGTAACCGATGATTGTGGTTACTTTAATGAGTGAGGGTTTGTCAGTAACTGCTTTGGCTGCTGCGATCGCATCGGCGATCGATTCTAGATTCGTATTCCCTTCAGTGACGTGTTGGACGTGCCAGCCATAGGCTTCAAACCGCTTGCCTACATCTTCAGTAAAGGAAATGTCGGTGGAACCGTCGATGGAAATATGGTTGTCGTCGTAGAGCGCAATTAGTTTGCCCAATCCCAGGTGACCGGCGAGGGAGCAGGCTTCGCCAGATACTCCTTCCATGTTACAACCGTCGCCGAGGATAGTATAGGTATAGTGGTCGATGAGGGTAGCATCTGGTTTGTTGTATTTGGCTGCCAGATGAGCTTCGGCCATTGCTAACCCGACTGCGTTAGCGATCCCTTGTCCCAGAGGACCGGTGGTGACTTCTACGCCCTCGGTCTCAAAGTTTTCTGGATGTCCGGGCGTGATGGAATCCCATTGCCGGAATTGTTGCAGGCTCTCTAAGGTAACTTGGTCGTAGCCCGTGAGGTAGAGCAGGGCATATTGCAGCATACATCCATGGCCGGCCGAGAGGACGAAGCGATCGCGATTAATCCAGTTGGGATTTTTCGGATTAAACCGCATGAATCGATCCCAGAGGACAAAGGCCATGGGGGCAGCGCCCATGGGCAGGCCGGGGTGACCGGATTTGGCTTTCTCAACGGCATCGATGGCCAGAAAGCGGATCGAGTTAATACAGAGTTCTTCGACAGATTGGGTTGCAACGGCCATAATTGGTTATTGGGGATTAGATTTTTTAGGGTAACCAACAGAACAATGAGGAGCGATCCCTACGGGCTAGCTCCCTAGGATTGTCTGAGGTCATACACCCATGTTCCCATTAGCGGGATCGATGGGCAATCACTCGATCGAGATCGGGTTAAGAAGGATATTTCCGGAAGACCAAAGTGACGTTGTGTCCGCCAAAGCCAAAGGAGTTGGATAGGGCAACATCCACGGGCATTTTTCGATGTTGGTTGGCCACGTAATCGAGATCGCAACCGTTTTCCAGATCGGGGTTCTCTAAGTTGATTGTGGGAGGAACGCAAGCTTCAGCAATGGTTTTTACGGTTGCCACGGCTTCAATTCCTCCAGAGCCACCCAGGAGGTGACCGGTCATCGATTTGGTGGAACTCATGGCAATACTATAGGCGCTCTCTCCGAGGGCAGTTTTCACGGCTGCCGTTTCCGTGGAGTCGTTGGCTGCGGTACTCGTTCCGTGGGCATTAATATACGTAACTTTATCGGGAGTAATTCCCGCATCTTTTAGGGCAAAGGAAATGGCGCGGGCTGCACCGGCACCTCCAGGGGTAGGAGCGGTCATGTGAAAGGCATCACAGGTCATGCCATAACCGACAATTTCTGCGTAGATGGTTGCTTTGCGCTGGAGAGCATGGTCGAGTTCTTCGAGTAATAAGATACCGGAGCCTTCGCCCATGACAAATCCATCGCGATCGCGATCGAAGGGTCGGGAGGCACGAGTCGGATCGCCATTGCGGGTTGATAAGGCCCGAGCACTGGCAAATCCAGCTACAGCTAGGGGAGTGACGGTGGCTTCGGCACCGCCGCAGAGCATGGCTTGGGCATAGCCCGATTGAATGAGGCGGAATGCATCTCCAATGGCATGAGAACCGGCAGCACAAGCGGTGACGGTACAGGAGTTCGGCCCTTTCGCTCCCGTTTGAATTGCCGTCAGACCGGCAGCCATGTTGGCGATCATCATGGGGACCATAAAGGGACTGCACCTTTTCGGCCCTTTGGTCAAGTAAATTTCTTGTTGCTCTTCCAGGACTTTGATTCCACCGATCCCGGTTCCAATAACAATTCCGACCGAGTGGGCATTGAGATCGTTAATCTCAAACTTGGCATCGGCTAGGGCTTGCCGGCTCGCCACGATCGCAAATTGGGCGAAGCGGTCTATGCGTTTGACTTCTTTGCGCTCGAAGTGTTGCTTCGGATCGAAGTCTTTAACTTGTCCGGCAATTTGACAGGCATGTCTCGAGGCATCAAAGCTATCGATCGGGCCGATA
This window contains:
- a CDS encoding DUF2839 domain-containing protein, producing the protein MGEAKRRKEALGDRYGQEKNILPWLPITQSQADRFVKWTTTGAWIGIGAMIATWITVRFIGPAFGWWQVY
- a CDS encoding CHASE2 domain-containing protein, which codes for MPSQIYKLRVRQIGDLCDFELIWGAGQTLSTQIPYSPTLAETYQRWQENYLQFYRQLRGRVHKRGIVSKPSEDWRSLLVKAEAELLDRFHYWLLSPELAPIRRQLAGTAAIAPHPLMVCFTCTPLALARLPWETWEIGTDLGVSEHIRLVRTPGNIAREPTYPTGRKARVLAILGDDTGLEFQGDRDAVTSLSRLATVEFVGWTGGADRDRLKHDICQAIADPRGWDILFFAGHSNETELTGGELAIAPGVSLSIHEISESLHLAKTRGLQFAIFNSCSGLAIAQSLINLGLNQVAVMREPIHNKVAQEFLMQFIKSLTQFRDVYQALSEACDYLQQQEKRLTYPSAYLVPSLFTHPEAELFQIQPFGWQEQLKQWTPNRWEAIGMAALATLSCLLPLQTRLLDRRIGMQARYRHLTAQIESNPTLPITIVQIDNQSIAKAGISTPVPMDRTYLARLIQRLSDLEVKAIGVDYLLDRPHTTLGSGESDWILAETLRHAIANQQTWFVFVSKRDPGQGWISVLPEIADPAWSLQGRISIFKQGYMQMVNSRSPSTPLPFSYLLALAFDRPDNAEVNPVQPELKSVQDLEEQLLADLGPESDRLIAIAQTSGIAWISYALEQMWLHPVIDYSLPPSQVYYCLPAWQLLEMTAETNLESDRYCSPPPTLEAFANSVIILAPGGYDEAGITPGGDNIKPPPAGFEYWTNQRILTGGEVHGYMLHHFLQRRLVIPIPDLWMVLLAAVFGKGFVLFRKHRPISFRQVITASVILTILYGLLALQVYVSASILLPWLLPIAMVWWFAMGSSAIALHLEPGNRKRNRD
- a CDS encoding Npun_F0813 family protein; the protein is MFILKRQDVELSKIQHPNGDQQIPILTYQGQTYRLLKVFAAHEAEEAKALWRDLIDNKGKVSVLLQEPERHSVWGKIRLDQLGGNDSGDGRALPFIFTQGCFLMAQAVTIDIEDILGPKQAKSFEQSLNQAFQQWNFPYAGSSETIHQMITIDPFEGGFPNTPWKEVDLNNLLREIHRLGKEYFGNTSFTAGAMEVLDDLTDGDRQSFTDWLKQSGLIKLWDA
- the fabF gene encoding beta-ketoacyl-ACP synthase II codes for the protein MTNLVERKRVVVTGLGAITPIGNTVDDYWQSLLSGISGIGPIDSFDASRHACQIAGQVKDFDPKQHFERKEVKRIDRFAQFAIVASRQALADAKFEINDLNAHSVGIVIGTGIGGIKVLEEQQEIYLTKGPKRCSPFMVPMMIANMAAGLTAIQTGAKGPNSCTVTACAAGSHAIGDAFRLIQSGYAQAMLCGGAEATVTPLAVAGFASARALSTRNGDPTRASRPFDRDRDGFVMGEGSGILLLEELDHALQRKATIYAEIVGYGMTCDAFHMTAPTPGGAGAARAISFALKDAGITPDKVTYINAHGTSTAANDSTETAAVKTALGESAYSIAMSSTKSMTGHLLGGSGGIEAVATVKTIAEACVPPTINLENPDLENGCDLDYVANQHRKMPVDVALSNSFGFGGHNVTLVFRKYPS
- the tkt gene encoding transketolase codes for the protein MAVATQSVEELCINSIRFLAIDAVEKAKSGHPGLPMGAAPMAFVLWDRFMRFNPKNPNWINRDRFVLSAGHGCMLQYALLYLTGYDQVTLESLQQFRQWDSITPGHPENFETEGVEVTTGPLGQGIANAVGLAMAEAHLAAKYNKPDATLIDHYTYTILGDGCNMEGVSGEACSLAGHLGLGKLIALYDDNHISIDGSTDISFTEDVGKRFEAYGWHVQHVTEGNTNLESIADAIAAAKAVTDKPSLIKVTTIIGYGSPNKANTHGVHGSALGGDEVQATRDHLGWSHPPFEIPEAALTRFRSAVDKGASAEAEWNQTLATYKTKYPEQAAEFERITSGTLPEGWADALPSYTPDDAGMATRKHSYTVLNALAPVLPELIGGSADLAPSNLTLMKVSGDFQKGKYENRNLRFGVREHGMGAICNGIVLHNTGLISYGATFLVFTDYMRAAIRLSALSQAGVIWVMTHDSIALGEDGPTHQPVETVASLRAIPNLLVMRPADGNEVSGAYKVAVENRDRPTLLALTRQTLPNLAGSGIDHVSKGAYILSDCDGTPELILIGTGSEVSLCVAAAEKLSAEGKKVRVVSMPCWKLFDEQDEAYRESVLPQAVTKRLAVEAGTTFGWHRYVGTGGDVIGIDRFGVSCPGGTAMEKFGFTADNIVARAQAL
- a CDS encoding DUF1815 family protein, which translates into the protein MFIRLAHQHRQLVQDLVMSLQALSTVLEHQGYLASCYTCGDSLNSASFMVSLGESHLIRFLVSDYGMSWTEMRDDRELMKLEGAEAIAQLQELANLAKQKTFPDSYLSIHSARKSSPSTAIEMASN